From a region of the Candidatus Brocadia sp. genome:
- a CDS encoding ATP-binding protein, with amino-acid sequence MLKNSLWKRMLSGYLTIVMLMMVMSFYLIYRLNYLNKVTDSIMRSDIPFIENGEKLVDCFLEQVRNEKKYLITNDNAFRDLFDQKKKEFLERLKYLEESIADRGESGGIQQTKELYKKYLSLVSKEIVLMGQNEAVSSDTRYKEEKKKTLDQLTESIHKLILVTQTELIKKIELLQKVGYRSTQMSLVIILFAVLFGVVFAYFFIRSICFPIKILKDATEHIAHGDLNHRIEVTSSDEIGTLGMAFNQMCNKLKEMDQMKTDFVSHVSHDLKTPLTVIREANDLLLKKIAGPISSEQTKLLNITKEETIRLTMMINDLLDISRIEAGLMRYNFQESSLQDIIRKSADEIRFLAESKKIHIQWKKSGGLPKVLLDREKIAQVMDNLLSNAIKFTPSGGRIIITMSEVDSKTVPRFFAEQSRLNNICSFVQVSISDTGIGIPVECHKTIFDKFQQVSNKAKGGMKGTGLGLSIVKHIILDHGGDIWVERNTEGGSTFHFTLPFRYDYALHSEKEVFYLP; translated from the coding sequence ATGCTAAAAAATAGCCTCTGGAAGAGAATGCTTTCCGGTTATCTTACCATTGTGATGTTGATGATGGTAATGAGTTTTTATCTGATTTATCGTCTTAACTATCTCAATAAAGTTACCGACTCCATTATGAGGTCAGACATTCCTTTCATAGAAAATGGAGAGAAGCTGGTAGATTGTTTTCTTGAGCAGGTGAGAAATGAAAAAAAATATCTCATTACGAACGACAACGCTTTTCGTGACCTCTTTGATCAGAAAAAGAAGGAATTTCTGGAGCGGCTCAAATATCTGGAAGAGTCGATAGCGGATCGAGGTGAGAGCGGGGGAATCCAGCAGACAAAGGAACTGTATAAAAAATATCTTTCTCTGGTTTCAAAAGAAATTGTCCTGATGGGACAGAATGAGGCTGTTTCGTCTGATACCCGATACAAAGAAGAGAAGAAAAAGACACTTGACCAGCTTACGGAATCGATTCATAAACTCATCCTTGTCACCCAGACGGAATTGATTAAAAAAATCGAACTGCTTCAGAAAGTTGGATACAGATCCACCCAGATGTCCCTTGTCATTATCCTGTTTGCTGTTCTGTTTGGAGTGGTTTTCGCCTACTTTTTCATCCGGAGCATATGCTTTCCTATAAAAATTCTCAAGGATGCGACAGAGCATATCGCTCATGGGGATTTAAATCATCGGATTGAAGTAACGTCCAGTGACGAGATTGGCACGCTGGGAATGGCATTTAATCAAATGTGCAATAAACTCAAAGAAATGGATCAGATGAAAACCGATTTTGTTTCGCATGTCTCCCATGACCTGAAAACCCCTTTAACGGTCATCCGCGAAGCAAACGACCTTCTGTTAAAAAAAATTGCCGGTCCAATATCCTCTGAGCAGACAAAACTCCTGAATATTACCAAAGAGGAGACCATCAGGCTTACGATGATGATTAATGACCTGCTGGACATCTCGCGGATAGAGGCAGGATTGATGCGATACAATTTCCAGGAGTCTTCCCTGCAGGATATTATTCGAAAAAGTGCTGATGAGATACGGTTTTTGGCAGAGAGTAAAAAAATTCATATCCAATGGAAGAAGTCGGGAGGTTTACCGAAAGTCTTACTTGATCGTGAAAAGATTGCACAGGTCATGGATAATCTCCTAAGCAATGCCATTAAATTTACTCCATCTGGAGGACGAATTATTATAACCATGAGTGAGGTCGACTCCAAAACCGTTCCCCGATTTTTTGCAGAACAAAGCAGACTGAATAATATTTGTTCTTTCGTTCAGGTCAGTATATCAGACACGGGAATTGGGATACCGGTCGAATGTCATAAAACGATCTTTGACAAATTTCAGCAGGTGAGCAACAAGGCAAAAGGCGGTATGAAAGGAACAGGATTAGGGCTTTCCATTGTTAAACACATTATCCTTGATCACGGAGGTGATATTTGGGTAGAAAGAAATACGGAGGGGGGGAGTACGTTTCATTTTACTCTTCCCTTCAGATATGATTACGCACTGCATTCAGAGAAGGAAGTCTTTTATTTACCATGA
- a CDS encoding ATP-binding protein, with translation MDVSERFLQTALDGIHDCINIVDKNFQIIFVNEAASKRAGKNWRSLLGNTCYAQLWGKNAPCENCVTRKAFETGKPQQTIKWEIGNDGKKHFMEHFVFPIVEKDDTVEYTVEIFRDITERKLLEEEREQQRLELGKRIRELRHAYEELKSLQNQLLQAEKMASVGLLASSLAHELDTPLATISGYCELLAEGIDDNHLLGHVKTISEQVTKCQKTTRSLLDFSRKSNGERKWCNIHHLISSILSLVEHRLILHKIKLHTLFDNQLPLLFVDGNQIQQVILNLVNNAVDAQPQGGDIFIETRMNHATKSVELLFEDNGVGIPHENRKHIFSPFFTTKDPGKGTGLGLSICKNIIIAHDGRITLENRNGNGTKFVISLPVSEAP, from the coding sequence ATGGATGTATCAGAACGATTTCTTCAAACAGCCCTGGACGGCATACATGATTGTATTAACATTGTAGATAAAAACTTTCAAATTATCTTTGTCAACGAAGCTGCAAGTAAGAGGGCAGGGAAAAATTGGCGATCACTGTTGGGAAACACGTGTTATGCGCAACTATGGGGAAAAAACGCTCCCTGTGAAAACTGTGTAACACGGAAGGCTTTTGAAACTGGTAAACCCCAGCAAACCATTAAATGGGAAATCGGCAACGACGGGAAAAAACATTTCATGGAACACTTTGTATTCCCTATCGTCGAAAAAGATGATACGGTTGAATATACCGTTGAAATTTTCAGAGACATTACTGAGAGAAAGTTACTCGAAGAGGAGCGGGAACAACAGCGGCTCGAACTCGGCAAACGGATCCGTGAACTCCGTCACGCCTACGAAGAGCTGAAGTCACTGCAAAACCAACTTCTGCAAGCAGAAAAAATGGCTTCTGTCGGGCTTCTTGCCTCGAGCCTTGCCCATGAGCTGGATACGCCCCTCGCCACGATTTCCGGATATTGCGAACTATTGGCAGAGGGAATCGATGACAATCACCTGTTGGGGCATGTGAAAACCATTTCTGAGCAGGTGACAAAGTGCCAAAAAACGACGCGCAGTTTATTGGATTTTTCAAGAAAATCCAATGGTGAAAGAAAATGGTGCAATATCCACCATCTCATTAGCAGCATTCTGTCTCTTGTTGAACATCGCCTCATCCTTCACAAAATAAAACTTCATACCCTCTTTGATAACCAACTCCCCCTGTTATTCGTTGACGGAAACCAGATTCAGCAGGTAATTTTAAACCTGGTAAATAATGCCGTTGATGCCCAGCCTCAGGGTGGAGATATCTTTATTGAAACCAGGATGAACCATGCGACAAAATCCGTTGAACTTCTTTTTGAGGACAATGGAGTCGGTATACCTCATGAAAACCGGAAACACATCTTTTCTCCGTTCTTTACCACCAAGGATCCAGGCAAGGGAACGGGATTGGGCTTATCGATCTGTAAAAATATCATTATCGCCCATGACGGTAGAATTACCCTCGAAAACCGAAACGGCAACGGCACGAAATTCGTCATCTCCTTACCGGTTTCAGAAGCGCCATGA
- a CDS encoding sigma-54 dependent transcriptional regulator, whose product MKKILIVDDDMAMAEMCRELLKSKGYTSDVVTNGKEAIERVTIQDAYTIILTDLVMPDMDGIEVLKKVKQQNPKADVIVMTSYGTVTNAVEAMKLGAADYLTKPFKRDELIIVIEKILQHQRLEGEIDRLRSELGEKYTFGNIIGESPKMKKVYEIISNVSNTEATILIQGETGTGKELVARAIHYNSGRKDNPFVKVDCASLAESLLESELFGHEKGAFTGAAKDRTGRFRTADRGTIFLDEIGNISLSVQAKLLRVLQDNEFEAVGSDDPIKINVRTIAATNADLEDRVEKGLFRRDLFYRLNVIRILLPPLRERSDDIPRLVSHFLSLHNKKNRKKVEGISREALSKFMSYHWPGNIRELENVIERAVILCKGTMIEPVDVPLYQEKIGSIQDLSGKSLQTLMDQVERQIIINTLELTHADKEKAMKILNISRASLYNKLNKHKIAGLLPS is encoded by the coding sequence TTGAAGAAAATATTGATTGTCGATGATGATATGGCAATGGCAGAGATGTGCAGGGAACTTTTAAAAAGCAAGGGGTACACATCGGACGTTGTCACTAACGGAAAAGAGGCCATTGAAAGAGTAACTATCCAGGATGCGTACACCATTATCCTTACCGATCTGGTTATGCCAGACATGGACGGGATAGAAGTCCTGAAAAAGGTTAAACAGCAAAATCCAAAGGCAGACGTAATCGTCATGACCAGTTACGGCACGGTCACCAATGCCGTAGAAGCTATGAAACTGGGAGCCGCTGATTATCTTACGAAACCTTTCAAGCGTGACGAACTTATCATTGTAATCGAAAAAATTTTGCAACACCAGCGTCTGGAAGGAGAGATAGACCGGCTGCGTTCGGAACTCGGTGAAAAATACACCTTTGGCAATATTATTGGTGAAAGCCCAAAGATGAAAAAAGTATATGAAATTATCTCCAATGTGTCGAACACGGAAGCCACGATCCTGATTCAGGGGGAAACGGGCACCGGCAAGGAGCTGGTGGCAAGGGCAATCCATTATAACAGCGGACGCAAAGACAACCCTTTTGTAAAGGTAGACTGTGCATCGCTCGCGGAATCTCTCCTGGAAAGCGAACTGTTTGGCCATGAAAAGGGAGCATTTACCGGCGCCGCAAAAGACAGAACCGGCCGGTTCAGAACTGCTGATCGTGGCACCATATTCCTTGACGAAATTGGCAATATTTCCCTGTCCGTTCAGGCAAAATTGCTCCGTGTGCTGCAGGACAATGAATTTGAGGCTGTGGGAAGCGACGATCCGATAAAAATAAACGTGCGCACCATTGCTGCAACCAACGCCGACCTTGAAGATCGCGTTGAAAAAGGGCTGTTTCGCAGGGATCTCTTTTACCGGCTGAATGTCATCCGGATTCTGTTGCCACCCCTGCGGGAGCGGTCAGACGATATCCCCAGGCTTGTTTCACATTTTCTTTCTCTCCACAACAAAAAAAACCGGAAAAAGGTGGAAGGGATATCGCGGGAGGCGTTAAGCAAGTTTATGTCGTATCATTGGCCGGGGAATATCCGGGAACTAGAAAATGTCATCGAACGCGCCGTCATCCTCTGCAAGGGAACCATGATTGAACCGGTAGATGTTCCTTTGTATCAGGAAAAAATCGGGTCCATACAGGACCTGTCCGGAAAATCCCTGCAAACGCTTATGGATCAGGTTGAACGCCAGATCATTATCAATACGCTGGAATTGACTCATGCAGACAAGGAAAAAGCCATGAAGATACTCAATATCTCCCGTGCCAGTCTCTATAATAAACTCAATAAGCACAAGATTGCCGGGCTCCTGCCATCCTAG